The Tubulanus polymorphus chromosome 1, tnTubPoly1.2, whole genome shotgun sequence genome contains a region encoding:
- the LOC141904101 gene encoding dynein regulatory complex subunit 7-like: protein MSVETEGNNAADNSLTADIDAKPEIVLDDGEEKGQGEASENEKGLDEEKGEGDGDEADDEDDGNEKEKPETEDVEALKEELAKITVEPPTNDKSEPTEVFDPNEFPESYKENVKKELLVLGYAENFRRQYVHLYCDRKPLFLNPVNECGIEKFVCTTIRPNKLPFPEVYEWDGASEFVADYLNFVSLDPPTDLPKRLLSPVTVLKNQKGNCFEYSTLLCSLLIGVGYDAYVVNGYATREVCIMDETREICPILRKKEEKKQTEEKKVVKKYAVKPAKDLHSKYEIKMAQRKVDEKIAEEAKQKREEEDRQAELEKPPPDPLHGLRIHSWVLVLSGKREVPESFFIEPFTGHSHPIDTDIYLGIESLWNNHNYWVNMQDCSEGVKNLRYDLGDCACWEYMFPSDEKPQLQIPEMEEEMFEDDDEEGKEEEVEKHLDMPPSWVEPINISLRDFQMSCPHGKKTKFYKRAKLEKFAHYLMKDGLVTRLSVFDNRELTDLASVREYYKHREDQLEQRVHNRRNGWITEHFQAGRPRHLKEHQYKAMAPGPENDRIMIFYHEARVDGLVKREETPTDMKEHYVDRKDFLYFRHVIFGKRGKKFGPAEATVPRPILKMTEKYHRNRDIPANEDVAEIVYVIAEEKIQLTYHTEDARIASSTREFIKPANADEKGATLIMSSDMHQTFQVDQTCPSKKQVKIYQMMVDLIQSEDEKRMKVRESEEEVQEILNDRTKEELASDLNISVYDTERNEKAKKHRRELERIQAEEKKRKHEMEIDYLAPFLAQIGDPEKISRPQSFKLKVDCLADLKQRLIDKANLIQARFEKETQELQNKQQWYQQHQVSMSKDDEDEYLNYCSEAMFRIHILELRLNRHKEMAPHKYMQLDQRIRSDPRLSEYF, encoded by the exons ATGTCAGTAGAAACTGAGGGAAATAATGCAGCTGATAATTCTTTGACAGCTGACATCGATGCTAAGCCTGAGATTGTGTTAGATGATGGAGAGGAAAAGGGGCAAGGGGAGGCAAGTGAAAACGAGAAAGGATTGGACGAGGAGAAGGGAGAAGGCGATGGCGACGAAGccgatgatgaagatgatggtaACGAGAAAGAAAAACCTGAGACTGAAGATGTTGAGGCACTGAAGGAGGAGCTTGCAAAAATTACAGTCGAACCACCAACCAATGACAAAAG TGAACCTACTGAAGTGTTTGATCCAAATGAATTTCCAGAGTCATACAAAGAGAATGTAAAGAAGGAATTGCTTGTTCTTGGATATGCTGAGAATTTCCGACGTCAGTATGTCCACTTGTATTGCGATCGTAAACCGCTGTTTTTGAATCCAGTGAATGAATGCGGTATTGAG AAATTTGTTTGTACAACTATTCGACCGAATAAACTTCCATTTCCTGAAGTTTATGAATGGGATGGCGCATCAGAATTTGTGGCTGATTACcttaattttgtttctcttGATCCTCCTACAGATTTG CCGAAGCGTCTCCTGTCACCAGTAACAGtgttgaaaaatcaaaaaggTAATTGTTTCGAATACAGCACACTGCTTTGTTCGTTGTTGATTGGTGTAGGCTATGACGCGTATGTAGTGAATGGTTATGCTACTCGTGAGGTTTGTATCATGGATGAAACTCGCGAAATATGTCCGATTCTACGAaagaaagaagaaaagaaacaaaCCGAGGAGAAGAAAGTCGTGAAAAAATACGCCGTAAAACCAGCTAAAGATCTCCATAGCAAATACGAAATTAAAATGGCCCAACGcaaagttgacgagaaaatcGCAGAGGAAGCAAAACAAAAGAGAGAAGAAGAGGACCGACAAGCT GAACTAGAAAAGCCACCACCAGATCCATTACATGGTTTACGAATTCACTCATGGGTATTGGTACTATCCGGAAAACGAGAAGTTCCAGAGAGTTTCTTTATTGAACCATTTACAGGCCATTCACATCCAATAGATACAGATATCTACTTGGGTATTGAGAGTCTGTGGAATAATCATAACTACTGGGTCAACATGCAGGATTGCTCGGAAGGAGTTAAG aatttgcGTTATGATCTTGGAGATTGTGCTTGTTGGGAGTATATGTTTCCAAGTGATGAAAAGCCTCAGTTACAAATCCCAGAAATGGAGGAAGAAATGTTTgaggatgatgatgaggaG GGCAAAGAGGAAGAAGTTGAGAAACATTTAGATATGCCTCCCTCATGGGTTGAaccaataaacatttcattaagAG ATTTTCAGATGAGTTGTCCGCATGGcaagaaaacaaagttttaCAAGCGAGCTAAACTGGAGAAGTTTGCtcattatttgatgaaagATGGACTCGTCACTAGATTATCAGTGTTTGATAACAGAGAAT TGACAGACTTAGCAAGTGTGCGCGAATATTACAAACATAGAGAAGATCAATTGGAGCAACGAGTTCACAATCGTAGAAATGGATGGATAACAGAACACTTTCAGGCAGGACGACCAAGACATCTAAAAG AACATCAGTACAAAGCTATGGCTCCTGGGCCGGAAAATGACCGCATTATGATATTTTACCATGAAGCTCGTGTCGATGGTTTAGTGAAACGAGAAGAAACACCTACTGATATGAAAGAACATTACGTAGACAGGAAAGATTTCTTGTATTTTAGACACGTGATTTTCGGTAAAAGAGGCAAGAAATTTGGTCCAGCTGAAGCCACTGTACCAAGACCAATACTG AAAATGACAGAAAAATATCATCGAAATAGGGATATACCGGCCAATGAGGATGTGGCAGAAATCGTCTATGTCATAGCAGAGGAGAAAATTCAGTTGACCTATCACACAGAGGATGCCCGAATAGCATCATCAACTCGAGAATTTATCAAACCTGCGAATGCCGATGAAAAAGGAGCGACACTAATCATGTCATCCGACATGCATCAAACCTTCCAG GTTGATCAAACGTGTCCTTCTAAGAAGCAAGTAAAAATCTATCAGATGATGGTTGATCTCATACAGTCAGAGGATGAAAAACGAATGAAAGTCAGAGAATCTGAGGAAGAG GTGCAGGAAATATTAAATGACAGAACGAAAGAAGAACTAGCGTcggatttgaatatttccgtTTATGACactgaaagaaatgaaaaagcaAAGAAACATCGACGAGAGTTG GAAAGAATTCAAGCCGAAGAGAAAAAACGCAAACACGAGATGGAGATTGATTACCTAGCACCATTCCTCGCACAGATCGGTGATCCAGAAAAAATATCACGACCGCAATCGTTCAAACTGAAAGTCGATTGTCTCGCCGACCTTAAACAACGACTCATCGATAAAGCTAATCTCATACAAGCTAGATTTGAGAAG GAAACTCAGGAATTACAGAATAAACAACAGTGGTATCAACAACATCAGGTTTCCATGTCAAAAGATGACgaagatgaatatttgaaCTATTGCAGTGAAGCAATGTTCAGAATACACATATTAGAATTGAGACTAAACCG ACATAAAGAAATGGCTCCACATAAATACATGCAGCTAGATCAACGTATTCGCAGTGATCCACGTTTATCTGAATACTTCTGA